The following proteins are co-located in the Hydractinia symbiolongicarpus strain clone_291-10 chromosome 7, HSymV2.1, whole genome shotgun sequence genome:
- the LOC130649406 gene encoding cytochrome c oxidase subunit 6B1-like: MDKVITKTAPFDARFPNMNQTKSCWQNYLDFQKCTKAKGEDYEPCQYFFRNFKSLCPVSWVEKWNDQLESGTFPAKV; the protein is encoded by the exons ATGGACAAAGTAATCACAAAAACAGCTCCATTCGATGCTCGCTTTCCAAACATGAACCAAACGAAAAGTTGCTGGCAAAACTACCTCGACTTTCAAAAGTGCACGAAAGCTAAAGGTGAAGATTATGAGCCATGCCAGTATTTCTTCAGAAATTTTAAATCACTATGTCCAGTTTCTTGG gTGGAAAAATGGAACGATCAACTTGAAAGTGGAACGTTTCCTGCAAAggtctaa
- the LOC130648548 gene encoding putative nuclease HARBI1, protein MENPPNSGSLYYNYKGFYSIILLAVCDAKYNFILVDVGQYGSNNDCGVLSKSHIGMQLENQSLQIPPPTSLAGCKFDPLPYFLVGDEAFPLKKNMMRPYPGKLNEPERVYNYRLSRARRVIENAFGLLRAR, encoded by the coding sequence ATGGAAAACCCTCCCAATTCAGGATCGCTCTATTACAATTACAAGGGGTTCTACAGCATCATACTGTTAGCAGTCTGTGATGCTAAGTACAACTTCATTCTCGTAGATGTAGGACAATATGGAAGTAACAACGACTGTGGTGTCTTATCAAAGAGTCATATTGGAATGCAACTGGAAAATCAATCCCTTCAAATCCCACCACCTACGTCACTAGCTGGATGTAAATTTGACCCATTACCTTATTTTCTAGTTGGAGATGAAGCTTTCCccttaaagaaaaatatgatgCGCCCATATCCTGGCAAGCTGAACGAGCCTGAGAGAGTATATAACTATCGCCTCTCTCGTGCCAGGCGTGTTATTGAAAACGCGTTCGGCTTATTGCGGGCTAGATAA